In Lathyrus oleraceus cultivar Zhongwan6 chromosome 2, CAAS_Psat_ZW6_1.0, whole genome shotgun sequence, the DNA window ATACACAGAACACTAATTCCTATTGACATTGGGAAAGGACGGGAAAATTACATCACTTCCACGAGAAACGTAATCACCACCATAACTTGACGAGTACATGCCTCCAACATCACTGCCACCATAAGATCCTGATAGACAAAAAATAATAGAATTGTAAGTAAAGAAAACTTCAATGTTGAAAAGAAGAGACCAGACTATTTGCAACGAAATTCACCTCCACCATAACCTGTTCCCTGCCGACTGCTATACATCCCGTGTGATTCTTGACCAGAAATAGAACTTCGGCTGCCACTGCCATATCCAAGATTTGATCTTCCAACTCTACTAGGCATAACAATTGACTCCAATCTTAGAGAACCAAATCAGAAACCATATAATGAAATGCACAGAAGAAGAACAAACAGAAAAAGTCTAACTAACAAATAAACCAAAAAACCAAACATAGCAATCTCTCAAGCTGCAAATTCCATCTACCAATAACTAAGCATAAACCATGAAGGGAGCAGTAAACATAGCACAAATGAAAATCAACGTAAAAGTTGCAATGAGGGAGTTGAAGAATCCAGTAGATGGACTCTTGATACACAAGTAGCATAACATACATGTTAGTATTTAAAAGCAAGGTGATATCAAACTCTCATGGTAGACTTCTGATTCCATCCATTTGTCTATGATTTGAATACCGGGATCCTTAAAAGTACCATCTCTAAAATTGTAAACAACCAACTCTTCTCGCT includes these proteins:
- the LOC127119355 gene encoding uncharacterized protein LOC127119355, yielding MPSRVGRSNLGYGSGSRSSISGQESHGMYSSRQGTGYGGGSYGGSDVGGMYSSSYGGDYVSRGSDVGGSSYSSMYSGRGAGGGSSYMGSGGSAL